The genomic window ATGGCGAAAAAATAAGCGGTATAGATATAAGCGGGATTCATTCCGCCTCCGGAAGTTGAACCAAAAGCAGGGAAATACCCCTCCTTTCATCCTCCCCTTTCCAAGGGGAGGAAAGAGGTGGGGTTTCCCCCCTTGGAAGGGGGAAACTGTTTTTTGACCCAACTTCGGAATACAGGATCATTCCGCGTCCTCCCGCGCGTTGAGCGCCTTCATCACCGCGTCGTATGAAAAGCCGCGGCGGATCAGGAAATCGAACAGCTTCTTCTTCCGCTGGAGCGGGGTGGCGTCTTTTTTCATGGCTTTGCTTTTTTTTTCAACCAGCGCGCGTATCTCGTTGCGTTCCCGCAACGGATCGGAAAAGGTTTCCGCCACCGCCTCCTGAATCAGTTTTTCGTCTATCCCTTTCTTCTTCAGGGCGTCGCGCAGATAACGCGGCCCCACCTTTTTATTGCGCGCCAGGGATTGCGCGCAATCATGGGCGAACTTCCGGTCGTCCACCAGCCGCCGTTCGCGGAGGTATTCCACCGCCGCGTCGATCGTATC from Nitrospinota bacterium includes these protein-coding regions:
- a CDS encoding RecX family transcriptional regulator, with the translated sequence MEQGLRRALAAAYRLLARRGRSEHELRGALEKRETAPDTIDAAVEYLRERRLVDDRKFAHDCAQSLARNKKVGPRYLRDALKKKGIDEKLIQEAVAETFSDPLRERNEIRALVEKKSKAMKKDATPLQRKKKLFDFLIRRGFSYDAVMKALNAREDAE